CCGCGCTACCTGGGCGGGGCCGGCTACCACCCGACCGGGATCATCGAGCTGCGCGAGGCGATCGCCCGGGCGTACACCGAGCGGGGGTTGCCGACCAGTCCCGAGCAGATCATGGTGACCAGCGGCACCCAGCACGCGCTCGACCTGGTGCTGCGGCTGGCGCTGTCGCCCGGCGGCGGCGTGCTGGTCGAGTCGCCGACGTACCCCAACGCCCTGGCGGCGCTCGCCGCCCGCCGAGCCCGGATCACCACCCACGGCCTGGCCGCCGACGGCACCGGCTGGGACGCCGACCTGCTGCTGGGCAGCATCCGGCAGGGCCGGCCGAAGCTGGCCTACCTGATCCCCGAGTTCCAGAACCCGACCGGGCACCTGATGCCCACCGAGCTGCGCGAGCGGCTGGTCGGCGCGGCCCACGCCGCCGGCACCGACCTGGTGATCGACGAGTCCTTCGTGGACCTGCCGCTGGACGGCACCGCGCTGCCCCCGCCGGTCGCCACCTTCGACCGGCACTCCCGGGTGATCAGCATCGGCGGGATGAGCAAGCCCTACTGGGGTGGCCTGCGGATCGGCTGGGTACGCGCCTCCGCCCCGCAGGTGCAGCGGCTCGCCGCCGCCCGGGTCGGCGTCGACATGGCCAGCCCGGTGCTGGACCAGCTCGTCGCGGTGCACCTGCTGGCCGACGCCCCGGCCATCGTGGCCGCCCGCCGTGCCCAGCTCGCCACCCAGCGCGACGCGCTGATCGACGCGCTGACGTCCCGGCTGCCGGACTGGCGGGTCACCGTGCCGCGCGGCGGCGTCACCCTCTGGGTCGAGTTGGACGGGCCGATCTCCAGCGCGCTCGCCCGGGCCGCCGAGGAGGCCGGCGTACGGCTGGCGCCCGGACCCCGGTTCGGCCTGGACGGCACCCTGGAGCGCTTCCTGCGGCTGCCCTTCACGCTGCCGGCGGCGGACCTGGCGGAGGCCGTCGGTCGGCTCGCCGACGTCCGTTACGACCTGGACCGCGCGGGTCGCCCGCAGTGGCGGGAACCCTCGGTCATCGCCTGACGGTCCGGGGGCGCGCCGGACGACCGGAGGAGCCCGCCGCCGCGCGCCGGCTGGAAGACTGTCCGCCGTGACGGACGGTACGCGGCGGGCGCCGCGGATGCGGGTGATGACCGAGGGCTCCACGGTCACCCCGCTGGAGCTCTTCTTCGACCTGGTCTTCGTCTACGCGCTCACCCAGGTGACCGCGCTGATGGCCGGCGACCTCACCTGGCGCGGGCTCGGGCAGGGCCTGCTGGTGCTGGCCCTGCTCTGGTGGTGCTGGTGCTGCTACGCCTGGCTCGGCAACACCGTACGGGCCGACGAGGGCGTGGTGCGGGTGGTCCTCTTCGCGGTCATGGCCACCATGTTCGTGGTCGCGGTGACCATCCCGGAGGCGTTCGTCGACCTGCCCGGCGGGCTGCCCGGCCCGGTGGTCTTCGCCGGCTGCTACCTGGTGGTCCGGGTGCTGCACCTGGTGATCTACTGGCACGCCGCCCGGGGCGACGAGGGCCTGCGCCGGCAGGTGCTGCGCGCCGCGCTGCCGATGCTCGGCGGCGCCACCCTGCTCTTCACCGCCGCGCTGCTGCCGCAGCAGCTCAGCGACGACCCGCACCGGGTCGCCGTGATCCGCACCCTGCTCTGGGTGCTCGCCCTGGCGATCGACTACGGCGGCATCATGGCGATCGGGGCGCGCGGCTGGCGGCTCTTCTCGGCCTCGCACTGGACCGAACGGCACGGCCTGATCATCATCGTCGCGCTCGGGGAGTCCCTCGTCGCGATCGGCGTCGGGGTCACCGCGCTCCCCATCTCCTGGCCGATCATCGTGGCCGCCTTCCTCGGCGTGGCGGTCACCGCCGCGCTGTGGTGGGCGTACTTCGACGTGGTGGCGATCGCCGCCGAGCGGGTGCTGGCCCGCGCGGAGGGCGCCGAACGGGCCGCGCTGGGCCGGGACTCCTACACCTACCTGCACCTGCCGATGGTCGCCGGGATCATCCTGCTCGCGCTGGGCTTCAAGAAGGTCCTGGCGTACGTCGGGGACGACACCCACCACACCCTCGCCGACCCGCTGCACGGGCTGGGCCTGCTCGCCCTCTACGGCGGCGTGGTCATCTATCTCCTCGGCCACCTCGGCTTCCGGCTGCGCAACATGGGCTCGGTGAACTGGCCCCGGGTGGTGGCGATGGTGCTGCTGGTGGCGCTGCTGCCGGTGGCCGACCACCTGCCGGCGCTGGCCGCCCTCGGGCTGCTCGCCCTGGTCTGCGCCGGGATGGTGGCCGCCGAGGTGGTGCTCTTCGGGGCGTCCCGGCGGGCGCTGCGCGACGCCTTCCTCGACGAGCACGGGGCCGGGCCGGCGCCGGGGCGGTGACGGCGGCCGGGCCGATCCGCGGTGCGACGCCCCGGTGAGCTGGGAGACTGCGCGGGTGGGGAACGGCGGCGGCGGGGCCCGGTGGTCGCGGGGGGTGCAGCCGGGCGGGCCGGGATCCCGGACCACCCGGCTGGAACTCTTCTACGACCTGGTCTTCGTCTTCGCCTTCCTCACCGTCACCAGCATCACCGCCACCGTCCCCACCCCGGTCAACCTGTTCCGCTGCCTGCTGGTGCTGGCCCTGCTCTGGTGGTGCTGGACCGGCTTCGCCGGCCTGGGCAACGCGGTCCGCGCCGACCAGGGCGTCCTGCCGGTGGTCGGCGTCGTCACCGTGGCGGCCACCTTCCTGCTGACGCTGAGCATGCCGGGGGCCTTCGTCGACCGGCCCGGCGGACTGAACGGCCCGCTGACCTTCGCCACCTGCTATTTCCTGGTCCGCGCCGGGCAGCTCGCGATCTTCGGCTGGCTGGCCCGCGGCGACCCGGTCCGGCTGCGCCGGTGGCTGCTGCTGGCCGCCCTGCCCCTGGTCGCGACCGTCCTGCTGGCGGTCGCCGGGACGGTGCCGCAGCGGCTCGCCGACCGGCCGACGGCGATCGCCGTGCAGTTGGCGCTCTGGACCGCCGCCCTCGCCGTCGAGTACGGGGGCGGGATGACGCTGGGCGGCGCGTACTGGGTGGTGGTCTCGGCCGGGCACTGGGCGGAACGGCACGCCCTGATGGTGCTGGTGGCGCTCGGCGAGTCGATCATCGCGCTGGGGATCGGCCCGAAGTTCATCAGCGGGCTGCCGCTGACCTGGCCGGTGGTGATCGCCGCCGTGCTCGGCATCGCGATCACGGCGGTGCTCTGGTGGGCGTACTTCGACACCCTGGCCTTCGCGGTCGAGCAGGCCCTGCACCACACCCGCGAGCCGGCCGCGCGGGCCCGGATGGCCCGCGACGTCTACACCTGGCTGCACCTGCCGATGATCGCCGGGATCATCTTCTTCGCCCTCGGCATCAAGGACCTGCTGGCCGAGTCGGCGGCCCCGGACACCCCGCCCTGGGGCGAGCCGCTGGGCGGCTTCTGGATCGTCGTGCTCTACGGCGGCGTCGGGGTCTATCTGCTCGGTCTCGTCGCCTGCGCGCTGCGGGCGCTGCGGGTCGTGCACTGGCCGCTGCTGGTCGCGGTGGGGCTGCTCGCCCTGGTCGCGCCGGTGGCCGCCCGGCTGCCGGAGCTGGCGGCCCTGGTGCTGCTGGCGGTGCTCTGCCTGGCCGCGGTGGTCGCCGAGACGCTCAGCGAGGACGGCCGGCGGCGGCAGGTCCGCCAGCTCGCGCTGGAGGAGCAGCTCGCGGCCGAGGAGGAGCAGAGCCGCTGGCGACGGCAACACCTCTGACCGCCCGGTACGGCCGCACCCGCGCCGGGCGCGGCCGTACCGGGCGACGGACTACAGCTCGGCGAGGCTGCCGGCGTACATCTTGTCGATCTCCGCCGCGAAGTTGCTCTCCACGCCCCGGCGCTTGATCTTCAGCGAGGGGGTGACCTCACCGTGCTCGATGGTCAGGTCGCGGGGCAGGATGGTCACCTTCTTGATCGTCTCCCAGCGGTTGAGCCGACCGTTCAGCTCGGCCACGTACCCCTCGACCATGGCCTGCGCCTCGGCCGAGGCGACGATCTCGGCGTACGGCCGGCCCTCCAGCGGGCCGCCGGCCGCCCAGCCGATGATCGCGTCCGGGTCGAGGGTGACCAGCATGGTGCAGAAGTTGCGGGCCTGACCGATCACGATCGCCTGCGAGGTGTACGGGCAGATCGCCTTGAACATGCCCTCGATGTGCGACGGCGCGATGTACTTCCCGCCGGAGGTCTTGACCAGGTCCTTCTTCCGGTCGGTGATCCGCAGGAAGCCCTGGTCGTCGAGGCTGCCGATGTCCCCGGTGCGGAAGAAGCCGTCCTCGGTGAACGCGGCGGCCGTCTCCTCGGGCAGGTTGTGGTAGCCGCGCATCACCGGGCGGCCCCGGACCAGGATCTCCCCGTCGGTGTCGATCCGGCACTCCAGGTCGCCCATCGCCTGCCCGACCGTGCCGATCCGCAGCGCGTCCGGCCGGTTGACGAAGTTGCCGGCGCTGGTCTCGGTGAGGCCGTAGCCCTCGGAGATGGGCAGGTTGGCGGCGGCGAAGAAGGTGGCGATCTCCTGGCTCAGCGGGGCCGCGCCGGAGACCAGCACCCGGATCCGGCCGCCCAGCCGGGCCTGGAGCTTGCTGAAGACCAGCTTCTCCGCCAGGGCGTACTTCAGCTTCAGCCCGGCCGGGACCGGCTTGCCGGCCTGCTCCAGCGCGACCTTGGCGGTGCCGACCCGGACGCCCCAGGCGAAGATCTTCGCCTTGGCGCCGCCGGCGTCCCGGGCCGTGGTGACGGCCTTGTTGTAGACCTTCTCGAAGACCCGGGGCGCGCCGCACATCAGCGTCGGCCGCACCACGGCGAGCAGCTCGACCAGCTTGTCCACCCGCCCGTCGACGTACGTCGGCAGGCCGACGTGGGTGGCGCCGCAGAGCAGCGTCTTGCCGAACGAGTGGGACAGCGGGAGCCAGAGATACTGCAGGTCGTTGTCGCGCAGCAGGCCCACCTCGGCCTGCGCGACGCCCTCCCAGCACCAGCCGCCGTGCAGCAGCTCGACGCCCTTCGGGCGCCCGGTGGTGCCCGAGGTGTAGATCAGGGTGGCCAGGTGCTCCGGTCCGACCCCGGCGACCAGCATGTCGACCAGGTCCGGCTCGGCCGCCAGGGCCCGCGTCCCGCGCTCCTCCAGCTCGGCCAGGGTGAGCTGGGGGACCGTCGCGGCCGGGTCGGGGGCGCCGTCGAAGAGCACCACGTGGGTGAGCGCGGGCAGGTCGGCGCCGGCGATCTTCGCCGCCTGCGCCGGGTTCTCGGCGAAGAGCACCCGGGAGCCGGAGTCGGCGATGATGTAGGTCGCGTCCTCGGGTTCGGTGGTCGGGTAGACCGTGGTGGTCGCCCCGCCGGCACACATGATGCCGAAGTCGGCGATCACCCAGTCCAGCCGGGTGTTCGCCAGGATCGCCACCGGATCCTCCAGGCCGACACCGAGCCCGTGCAGTCCGGCGGCGACCGCCCGGGCGCGCTGCCCCACCTGCTCCCAGGTCAGCCAGACCGGGCCGGAGTCGTCCGGGGCCGGATGGGCGAACGCGTGGCGGTCGGGGGTCGCCGCCACGCGCTTGAGGAACATGTCCGGGATGGAACGGTACGGTACATCGAGAGCCATCGCTGTAGCCGCCTTCGAGGGTGGAGGCGTGACGGGGGTCACGTCGTTTTGCGGTTACCGAAGAGTATTGCCTGCACCCGGGGAGCGGCTAGTGCCGTCCGTCCCCTCCTCGGCCGTCCCGCCAGGTGGAACGGTTGCTCAGGCGTACCGGGCGGCGCGCAGCGACCAGTCGTAGGTGCCCCGGATCCAGTTGCGCCGGGCGGCCAGGAATCCGGCGGCGTCCGGGTCGCCGACGAGCGCCGCGTCCCCCTCGACGTACGCGGCGAGGGCGGTGTTGAACCGGGCGGCCGCCGTGCGCAGCGCCACCGCCTCGCCCGCGCCCGACTCCCGGGCGATCGAGGTGACCAGGTTCAGCGGATCCGCCCCGGTCCGGTGCTCCTTGCCGAAGGAGAAGATGTCGTTGCACCAGCAGACCAGGTCGGCGGCGAGCACGTCCAGGGCCGCCACCGCCGGCTCCGCGTGCCGACCGGGCCGGGCCGCCGGGCCGTACGCCAGGTCGGTGAGGGTGAACGCGGGCCGGGCGGCGCCGGTGTGCCGGCGCAGCTGGACGTACTCGGCGACCGCCGGGACCCGGTGGTGCTCCCGGTAACCCGCCTCCCACAGCAGCGCCAGCAGGTATTCCCGCAACTGGCTGACCAGGCGCAGCAGCAGCGCGGGGCAGCCGCAGGCGCGGGCCCGGCGGCAGATGTCGTCCAGTCCGGCGGCGAGCCCCCGGGTCGCCGGCGGCGTGCCCGGGCCGCCGTACCCGTCCAGCACGGCGAGCAGAGCCGCGACGGTGGGAGCCAGCCGGACCGGCGTGGCACCGAGACCGTCGTCGTCGCAGGCGTCGTCCATCACGAAGAGCCAGCCGATCAGGTCGGTCAGCAGCCGGAGCCGCTCCACCGGGCCGTCCGGGCAGGTCCGCCCGGCCAGTTCGGCGGCGGCGGCGCGGCGCAGCCGGCGCTCCCGTTCCGCCCCGGCGACCAGGCCCAGCGCCCGGGCCCAGGCCAGGCTCTCCCCGGCGACCCGGTCCGTCTCGGGGTGCCGGCGGGCCGGAAAGGGGGGTTCGTGCAGGGCCGAGACCGCGAAGCTCCGCATGGGTGCCCCCTGTCGCGCCGCCCCCGGGTGGGGCGGCGGGCAGTAGGTTACGGCAGTGGATATCGGCACACGTCACTGGGCGGAGGAAACTTCACTTTCTCCTGCTGACCGATCCGGCCCACCGCTCACAGGCCCAGCGGAGCCGTCCGCAGCCGCTCGGCGAGGGCGCCGGGCCCGTCGAGCTGCACCCGGGCCACCCGCTGCCGCCCGGAGAGGAAGAGCGTCAGCTCGCCCGGCGCGCCCACCACGCGCAGCCGCTCGCCGCCCCGGCCCACGGTCAGCTCGCCGTACCCCGGCGCCTGCACCAGCAGGTCCGCCGGGAAGCGGCGCAACGCCATCCGGGCCAGCAGCGCGGTGCGCTTCCAGAGCGTCGCCTGCAACCCCGCCGGCAGGTCCCGCGGCAACCAGCCGGGCCGGGCCCGCCGGACGTCCTCGTGGTGGATGAAGAACTCCATCGTGTTGGCCAGCTCGTCGGTGAGCGGGTTGCTCAGCGGACTCCACACCGGTGGCCGACGCACCCGCGCCACCAGCTCCGGATACGACCCGGCGGCCGTCCGGCGACGCACCGCCTCGCCGTAGCGGCGCAGCGGCGGCAGCAGGATGCCCCCGGCCGCGTCCGGGCGGCGCTCCCGGACGATCAGGTGCGCCGCGAGATCGCGGGTGGTCCACCCGTCGTCGATCGTCGGCGCGTCCGGTCCCAGTTCCAGCATCAGGTCGGCGAGCGCCTCGCGCTCCGACCGGGCGTACCGCGGCATGGGTCGATGGTAGGCGCGCCCACCCCCGCCCGCCTCCCGCGCGCCGACCGGCGGTACGACGTGACGGCGGACATATCCCCTCCGGGTCGGCGGAGCTGGCGTCGACCGGTAAGGATGAGGGGATACAACGTGACTTACGGCGGGGGAACTGCGTGGCGAGCGGGACAAGTCGGGACGTCCTCGGCAGAGGGCTGCGCGTGCTCGGTCAGGCGATCCGGGAACAGCCGCGGATCTTCACGGTCGCGGTGACCGGCAGCGTGCTCTTCGGCCTGATGGTGATCGCCAGCGCGTACGTCGTCGGCGCGGTCGTCGGTGACGTCGTGGTGCCGGCGGTCGCCCGCGGCTCGGTGGCGGTCGGCGCCCTGGCCCTGGCCGCGGCGGCGCTCTTCGGGATCAGCGTGCTGCGGGTGGTCGGCATCTTCGGCCGCCGGCTCGGCGCGGGCTACATGCAGTTCCGCCTCCAGGCCGCCTACCGCCGCCGGGTCACCCGCCGCTACCTGGACCTGCCGCTGGCCTGGCACCACCGCAACGCCACCGGCACCCTGCTCTCCAACGCCAACTCCGACGTCGAGGCCGCCTGGTACCCGATCGCGCCGCTGCCGTTCGCGGTGGGCACGCTGGTCATGCTGGTCGGCGCGGTCGTCTCGCTCTTCCTCACCGACTGGGCGCTCGCCCTGGTCGGGCTGGCCGTCTTCCCCGCCCTCTTCGCCCTCAACGTGGTCTACTCCCGCCGGATGGCGCCCCGCCAGGCCCGGGCCCAGCGGTTGCGGGCCGAGGTCAGCGGGATCGCCCACGAGAGCTTCGACGGCGCGCTGGTGGTCAAGACCATGGGCCGGGAGGCGCAGGAGACCGCCCGCTTCGCGTCCCGCGCCGGTGAGCTGCGCGACGCGCTGATCGCCGTCGGCAAGCTGCGCGGCGTCTTCGACCCGATGCTGGAGACCCTGCCCAGCCTCGGCACCCTGGCCGTGCTGGTGGTCGGCGCCTTCCGGCTGCGGCAGGGCGCGATCACCGTCACCGAGCTGGTCAGCGTCGCCTTCCTCTTCACCGTGCTGGCCTTCCCGGTCCGGGCCATCGGCTGGGTGCTGGCCGAGCTGCCGCGCAGCGTCGCCGGCTGGGACCGGGTGCGCCGGGTGCTCGACGCCACCGGCGAGATGCCGTACGGCGACGTGACGCTCGACCCGGCCGAGTCGGGGCCGGCCACCCTCGCCTTCCACGACGTCCACTTCGCGTACGAGCCGGCCGAGGCGCACCTGCCCGGCGCCGAGGTGCTCGGCGCGGTCGGCTTCACCGTGCCCGCCGGGAAGACCGTCGCCCTGGTCGGGCCGACCGGGGCCGGCAAGTCCACCATCGCCTCGCTCGCCGTCCGGCTGGTCGACCCCGACTCCGGCACGGTCACCCTGGACGGGCACGACGTCCGCGACCTCACCGCCGCCTCGCTCGCCTCGACCATCGCGCTGGTCGCCCAGGTGCCGTTCGTCTTCGACGACACCGTCCGGGCCAACATCGCCCTGGACCGCGCCGGGGTCGGCGACGACGAGGTCTGGGCGGCGCTGCGGCTGGCCGAGGCCGACGGTTTCGTCGCCGCGCTGCCCGACGGGCTGGACACCATGGTCGGTGAGCGGGGCACCTCGCTCTCCGGCGGGCAGCGGCAGCGGCTCACCCTGGCCCGGGCGCTCGCCGGCCGGCCCCGGCTGCTGGTGCTCGACGACGCCACCAGCGCCGTCGACCCGCGCGTCGAGGCGGCCATCCTGGCCGGCCTGCGCGCCCCGGCACAGGGCGGCGCCGCCGCGTCGATCCTGGTGGTCGCCTACCGGCGGGCCACCATCGCCCTCGCCGACGAGGTGATCTATGTCGAGCAGGGCCGGGTGATCGCCCGCGGCACCCACCCCGAGCTGCTCGCCACCGTGCCCGGCTACGCCGACCTGGTCACCGCGTACGAGCAGGCCGAGCAGGAACGCGAACAGACCCGCACGTACGAGGAGGTCACGCCGCTGACCTCCGGCCTGGAAGTCGAGGTTGACCGGTGACCACCACCACTGAGCCGGAGCAGGCCGCCGAGTCGACGTGGCGGACGCTGCGGCGGGGGCTGGCGCTCTCCCCGGAGCTGAAGACCGGGCTGGCCGGCACGCTCGGCCTGGCCCTGGTCTACATGGTGGGTCGGGTGGCGGTGCCGGTGGCCGTGCAGCGCGGCATCGACAACGGCCTGACCGCCCCGGGCGGCCCCGACATGGGGGTGGTCGGCACGGTCGCCGCGATCACCGCCGCCGTGCTGGTGGTCACCACCACCTGCGGCTACCTGATGATGCGGCGGCTCTTCACGGTCAGCGAGACCGCCCTCGCCGGGGTGCGGACCCGGGCGTTCCGGCACGTGCACGACCTGTCGATGCTGCACCAGCAGTCGGAGCGGCGCGGCTCGCTGGTCTCCCGGGTCACCAGCGACGTCGACCAGATCACCCAGTTCCTCCAGTGGGGTGGCGTGATCCTCATCGTCAACCTCGGCCAGCTGGTGGTCACCACGGCCGTCATGCTGGCGTACTCCTGGCAGTTGACCCTGGTGGTGCTCGGCGCGTTCGCCCCGGCGCTGCTGGTGATCCGGCTGCTCCAGCGCCGCCTCGCCGCCGCCTACGGCGTGGTCCGGCAGCGGATGGGCACGCTGCTCGGCACCATCGGGGAGAGCGTGGTGGGCGCGCCGGTGATCCGGGCGTACGGCATCGCCGGGCGGACCGCCCGGCGGCTGGACACGGCGATCGAGGCGCAGCGGCAGGCGCAGCAGCGGGCCATCCGGATCAGCATCGTCGGCAGCTCGGTGGGGGAGCTGGCGGCGGGTCTGGCGCTGGCCGGCGTGGTGGTGCTCGGGGTGCTCCTCGGCGTGGACGGCTCGCTCTCCATCGGCCAGCTCACCGCGTTCCTGTTCCTGGTGACCCTCTTCATCCAGCCGGTGCAGATCGCCACCGAGGTGCTCAACGAGGCGCAGAACGCCATCGCCGGCTGGCGCCGGGTGCTCGACGTGCTGGACGTCGCCCCCGACGTGGCCGACCCGGGCGAGCAGGGCCGGGAGCTGCCGCCGGGCCCGCTGGACATCCGCTTCGATCGCGTCACCTTCGCCTATCCGGGCGGCCCGCCGGTGCTGCACGACGTGCGGCTGGACATCCCGGCGAAGAGCCGGGTGGCGGTGGTCGGCGAGACCGGCAGCGGCAAGACCACCTTCGCCAAGCTGCTCACCCGGCTGATGGACCCGACCTCGGGCGACGTGCTGCTCTCCGGGGTGCCGCTGCGGGAGGTGCGCTTCGACTCGCTGCGGTCCCGGGTGGTGATGGTGCCGCAGGACGGCTTCCTCTTCGACGCCACCGTCGGGGAGAACGTCCGGTTCGCCCGGCCGGAGCTGACCGACGCGCAGCTCACCGCCGCCTTCACCGAGCTGGGTCTGGCCGACTGGCTGGAGGGCCTGCCGTCCGGGCTGGACACCCCGGTCGGCGAGCGTGGCGAGGCGCTGAGCGTGGGGGAGCGGCAGCTGGTCGCGCTGGCCCGGGCGTACGTCGCCGACCCGGACCTGTTGGTGCTCGAC
This genomic interval from Micromonospora sp. CCTCC AA 2012012 contains the following:
- the yczR gene encoding MocR-like transcription factor YczR, which translates into the protein MTSQVRGAQLARLLGQWHALPGRRRSPDYAALAAAVRGLLADGRLPLGVRLPAERELAEALRISRTTVTAAYRELRESGHLASRRGAGSWTMLPGNHRMASTGLWTPQDDRDMIDLGVAALAAPPELVPAARAATEDLPRYLGGAGYHPTGIIELREAIARAYTERGLPTSPEQIMVTSGTQHALDLVLRLALSPGGGVLVESPTYPNALAALAARRARITTHGLAADGTGWDADLLLGSIRQGRPKLAYLIPEFQNPTGHLMPTELRERLVGAAHAAGTDLVIDESFVDLPLDGTALPPPVATFDRHSRVISIGGMSKPYWGGLRIGWVRASAPQVQRLAAARVGVDMASPVLDQLVAVHLLADAPAIVAARRAQLATQRDALIDALTSRLPDWRVTVPRGGVTLWVELDGPISSALARAAEEAGVRLAPGPRFGLDGTLERFLRLPFTLPAADLAEAVGRLADVRYDLDRAGRPQWREPSVIA
- a CDS encoding low temperature requirement protein A; protein product: MTDGTRRAPRMRVMTEGSTVTPLELFFDLVFVYALTQVTALMAGDLTWRGLGQGLLVLALLWWCWCCYAWLGNTVRADEGVVRVVLFAVMATMFVVAVTIPEAFVDLPGGLPGPVVFAGCYLVVRVLHLVIYWHAARGDEGLRRQVLRAALPMLGGATLLFTAALLPQQLSDDPHRVAVIRTLLWVLALAIDYGGIMAIGARGWRLFSASHWTERHGLIIIVALGESLVAIGVGVTALPISWPIIVAAFLGVAVTAALWWAYFDVVAIAAERVLARAEGAERAALGRDSYTYLHLPMVAGIILLALGFKKVLAYVGDDTHHTLADPLHGLGLLALYGGVVIYLLGHLGFRLRNMGSVNWPRVVAMVLLVALLPVADHLPALAALGLLALVCAGMVAAEVVLFGASRRALRDAFLDEHGAGPAPGR
- a CDS encoding low temperature requirement protein A, translated to MSWETARVGNGGGGARWSRGVQPGGPGSRTTRLELFYDLVFVFAFLTVTSITATVPTPVNLFRCLLVLALLWWCWTGFAGLGNAVRADQGVLPVVGVVTVAATFLLTLSMPGAFVDRPGGLNGPLTFATCYFLVRAGQLAIFGWLARGDPVRLRRWLLLAALPLVATVLLAVAGTVPQRLADRPTAIAVQLALWTAALAVEYGGGMTLGGAYWVVVSAGHWAERHALMVLVALGESIIALGIGPKFISGLPLTWPVVIAAVLGIAITAVLWWAYFDTLAFAVEQALHHTREPAARARMARDVYTWLHLPMIAGIIFFALGIKDLLAESAAPDTPPWGEPLGGFWIVVLYGGVGVYLLGLVACALRALRVVHWPLLVAVGLLALVAPVAARLPELAALVLLAVLCLAAVVAETLSEDGRRRQVRQLALEEQLAAEEEQSRWRRQHL
- a CDS encoding AMP-dependent synthetase/ligase; its protein translation is MALDVPYRSIPDMFLKRVAATPDRHAFAHPAPDDSGPVWLTWEQVGQRARAVAAGLHGLGVGLEDPVAILANTRLDWVIADFGIMCAGGATTTVYPTTEPEDATYIIADSGSRVLFAENPAQAAKIAGADLPALTHVVLFDGAPDPAATVPQLTLAELEERGTRALAAEPDLVDMLVAGVGPEHLATLIYTSGTTGRPKGVELLHGGWCWEGVAQAEVGLLRDNDLQYLWLPLSHSFGKTLLCGATHVGLPTYVDGRVDKLVELLAVVRPTLMCGAPRVFEKVYNKAVTTARDAGGAKAKIFAWGVRVGTAKVALEQAGKPVPAGLKLKYALAEKLVFSKLQARLGGRIRVLVSGAAPLSQEIATFFAAANLPISEGYGLTETSAGNFVNRPDALRIGTVGQAMGDLECRIDTDGEILVRGRPVMRGYHNLPEETAAAFTEDGFFRTGDIGSLDDQGFLRITDRKKDLVKTSGGKYIAPSHIEGMFKAICPYTSQAIVIGQARNFCTMLVTLDPDAIIGWAAGGPLEGRPYAEIVASAEAQAMVEGYVAELNGRLNRWETIKKVTILPRDLTIEHGEVTPSLKIKRRGVESNFAAEIDKMYAGSLAEL
- a CDS encoding terpene synthase family protein; amino-acid sequence: MRSFAVSALHEPPFPARRHPETDRVAGESLAWARALGLVAGAERERRLRRAAAAELAGRTCPDGPVERLRLLTDLIGWLFVMDDACDDDGLGATPVRLAPTVAALLAVLDGYGGPGTPPATRGLAAGLDDICRRARACGCPALLLRLVSQLREYLLALLWEAGYREHHRVPAVAEYVQLRRHTGAARPAFTLTDLAYGPAARPGRHAEPAVAALDVLAADLVCWCNDIFSFGKEHRTGADPLNLVTSIARESGAGEAVALRTAAARFNTALAAYVEGDAALVGDPDAAGFLAARRNWIRGTYDWSLRAARYA
- a CDS encoding TIGR03085 family metal-binding protein, producing the protein MPRYARSEREALADLMLELGPDAPTIDDGWTTRDLAAHLIVRERRPDAAGGILLPPLRRYGEAVRRRTAAGSYPELVARVRRPPVWSPLSNPLTDELANTMEFFIHHEDVRRARPGWLPRDLPAGLQATLWKRTALLARMALRRFPADLLVQAPGYGELTVGRGGERLRVVGAPGELTLFLSGRQRVARVQLDGPGALAERLRTAPLGL
- a CDS encoding ABC transporter ATP-binding protein, whose product is MASGTSRDVLGRGLRVLGQAIREQPRIFTVAVTGSVLFGLMVIASAYVVGAVVGDVVVPAVARGSVAVGALALAAAALFGISVLRVVGIFGRRLGAGYMQFRLQAAYRRRVTRRYLDLPLAWHHRNATGTLLSNANSDVEAAWYPIAPLPFAVGTLVMLVGAVVSLFLTDWALALVGLAVFPALFALNVVYSRRMAPRQARAQRLRAEVSGIAHESFDGALVVKTMGREAQETARFASRAGELRDALIAVGKLRGVFDPMLETLPSLGTLAVLVVGAFRLRQGAITVTELVSVAFLFTVLAFPVRAIGWVLAELPRSVAGWDRVRRVLDATGEMPYGDVTLDPAESGPATLAFHDVHFAYEPAEAHLPGAEVLGAVGFTVPAGKTVALVGPTGAGKSTIASLAVRLVDPDSGTVTLDGHDVRDLTAASLASTIALVAQVPFVFDDTVRANIALDRAGVGDDEVWAALRLAEADGFVAALPDGLDTMVGERGTSLSGGQRQRLTLARALAGRPRLLVLDDATSAVDPRVEAAILAGLRAPAQGGAAASILVVAYRRATIALADEVIYVEQGRVIARGTHPELLATVPGYADLVTAYEQAEQEREQTRTYEEVTPLTSGLEVEVDR
- a CDS encoding ABC transporter ATP-binding protein encodes the protein MTTTTEPEQAAESTWRTLRRGLALSPELKTGLAGTLGLALVYMVGRVAVPVAVQRGIDNGLTAPGGPDMGVVGTVAAITAAVLVVTTTCGYLMMRRLFTVSETALAGVRTRAFRHVHDLSMLHQQSERRGSLVSRVTSDVDQITQFLQWGGVILIVNLGQLVVTTAVMLAYSWQLTLVVLGAFAPALLVIRLLQRRLAAAYGVVRQRMGTLLGTIGESVVGAPVIRAYGIAGRTARRLDTAIEAQRQAQQRAIRISIVGSSVGELAAGLALAGVVVLGVLLGVDGSLSIGQLTAFLFLVTLFIQPVQIATEVLNEAQNAIAGWRRVLDVLDVAPDVADPGEQGRELPPGPLDIRFDRVTFAYPGGPPVLHDVRLDIPAKSRVAVVGETGSGKTTFAKLLTRLMDPTSGDVLLSGVPLREVRFDSLRSRVVMVPQDGFLFDATVGENVRFARPELTDAQLTAAFTELGLADWLEGLPSGLDTPVGERGEALSVGERQLVALARAYVADPDLLVLDEATSAVDPATEVRLQRTLDAVTRGRTTLAIAHRLSTAQAADEVIVVDRGRIVQRGPHDELLRDPDSVYALLYASWLEQTR